In Oncorhynchus keta strain PuntledgeMale-10-30-2019 unplaced genomic scaffold, Oket_V2 Un_contig_2394_pilon_pilon, whole genome shotgun sequence, one DNA window encodes the following:
- the LOC118370917 gene encoding cell surface glycoprotein 1-like isoform X22, which produces MPISDLRMWTLLLGVIFGLLAPVQSDPVPVSTEPPALAAGDFLWETFKIFKKLVVGPPDATNGTSSSDETVDLDHLVTPDPVTSDPEDQLPTIDPEEGSTDETEGTTAEGSMKHPTSGQDDEGELFDANLKPSFNLRPSPTPRPSPTPRPSQSNTEDNYEKYDYDSSPSDRPDSPEEDEMILDTESPTAEFVPTAEFVPTAEFVPTAEFVPTAEFVPTAEFVPTAEVVSTVEFVPTAEFVPTAEFVPTAEFVPTAEFVPTAEVVPTAEFVPTAEFVPTAEFVPTAEFVPTAEFVPTAEFVPTAEFVPTAEVVPTAEFVPTAEFVPTAEFVPTTELEELEDDIFRPNFVASPSRVPDPSPSHSPISEFEEEDLLPLSLDPSFSTTSRPSQSSGSSHTPSSNRTSMTGLEEGGAAKMNTELTSTTSSAAPTTVRMNSDIEGSGSEFLPQSSTTVAAPAGEEGQTYNSRVDKPLIETKTRIQGSNRLALPREEPAVDTSTVLRDAAAVKPTPSRQHDSYTSGWLIIVAFVAGVAVLVVICVAIGTRDRWNAPAQASEKKVANESSGDEKAEREMERFLSKERPRENNHAGEYTVILLEDLPEKEPLD; this is translated from the exons ATGCCTATCTCTGATCTCAGGATGTGGACTCTACTGCTTGGGGTTATTTTCGGACTTCTGGCACCTGTTCagtccgaccctgttcctg TCTCGACAGAACCTCCCGCTCTGGCTGCTGGGGATTTTCTTTGGGAaactttcaagatcttcaagaAGCTTGTAGTGGGTCCCCCGGATGCCACCAATGGAACATCCAGCAGTGACGAAACAGTGGACCTAGATCATTtggtgacccctgaccctgtGACATCTGACCCGGAAGACCAGCTGCCCACCATTGACCCAGAGGAGGGCAGCACAGATGAGACAGAGGGCACCACTGCAGAGGGCAGTATGAAACACCCCACTTCAGGACAAGACGATGAAGGGGAGCTGTTTGACGCCAACCTTAAACCTAGCTTTAACCTCCGCCCCAGTCCAACTCCTCGCCCCAGTCCAACTCCTCGCCCCAGTCAAAGCAACACAGAGGACAATTATGAAAAGTACGACTATGATTCCAGTCCAAGTGATAGACCTGATTCACCAGAGGAAGATGAAATGATCCTGGATACCGAAAGCCCCACAGCAGAGTTTGTCCCCACAGCAGAGTTTGTCCCCACAGCAGAGTTTGTCCCCACTGCAGAGTTTGTCCCCACAGCAGAGTTTGTCCCCACAGCAGAGTTTGTCCCCACAGCAGAGGTTGTCTCCACAGTAGAGTTTGTCCCCACTGCAGAGTTTGTCCCCACAGCAGAGTTTGTCCCCACTGCAGAGTTTGTCCCCACAGCAGAGTTTGTCCCCACAGCAGAGGTTGTCCCCACAGCAGAGTTTGTCCCCACAGCAGAGTTTGTCCCCACAGCAGAG TTTGTCCCCACAGCAGAGTTTGTCCCCACTGCAGAGTTTGTCCCCACAGCAGAGTTTGTCCCCACAGCAGAG TTTGTCCCCACAGCAGAGGTTGTCCCCACAGCAGAGTTTGTCCCCACAGCAGAGTTTGTCCCCACAGCAGAGTTTGTCCCCACAACAGAGCTAGAGGAGTTGGAGGACGATATATTCAGACCAAACTTTGTCGCCAGCCCTAGTCGTGTACCGGATCCCAGTCCCAGCCATAGTCCCATCTCAGAGTTTGAAGAAGAAGACCTGTTACCTCTTAGCCTTGATCCAAGCTTTAGTACCACCTCCAGACCTAGCCAAAGTTCGGGGAGCAGCCATACACCTAGTTCTAACCGAACCAGTATGACAGGCTTGGAGGAAGGCGGGGCTGCAAAGATGAACACAGAGCTGACCTCAACCACCAGTTCTGCCGCACCTACAACAGTCAGGATGAATTCAGACATCGAAGGGTCAGGGTCGGAATTCCTGCCTCAGAGTAGCACCACAGTAGCAGCCCCTGCTGGTGAGGAGGGCCAAACGTACAACTCCCGAGTCGATAAGCCACTCATTGAAACAAAGACAAGAATTCAAGGCAGCAATAGGCTTGCTCTACCAAGGGAGGAACCGGCAGTGGATACCTCTACAG TTCTTCGTGATGCAGCTGCTGTAAAACCAACCCCATCCAGACAACATGATTCATATACATCGG gttgGTTGATCATCGTTGCCTTTGTCGCGGGCGTGGCGGTGTTGGTCGTAATCTGTGTCGCCATAGGTACCAGAGACAG GTGGAATGCACCGGCCCAGGCATCTGAGAAGAAGGTCGCCAACGAGAGCTCAGGAGATGAGAAGGCGGAGCGGGAAATGGAGAGGTTTCTGTCTAAAGAGAGGCCAAGGGAAAACAACCACGCTGGAGAGTACACTGTTATACTTCTGGAGGACCTCCCTGAGAAAGAGCCGCTGGACTGA
- the LOC118370917 gene encoding cell surface glycoprotein 1-like isoform X25 codes for MPISDLRMWTLLLGVIFGLLAPVQSDPVPVSTEPPALAAGDFLWETFKIFKKLVVGPPDATNGTSSSDETVDLDHLVTPDPVTSDPEDQLPTIDPEEGSTDETEGTTAEGSMKHPTSGQDDEGELFDANLKPSFNLRPSPTPRPSPTPRPSQSNTEDNYEKYDYDSSPSDRPDSPEEDEMILDTESPTAEFVPTAEFVPTAEFVPTAEFVPTAEFVPTAEFVPTAEFVPTAEFVPTAEFVPTAEFVPTAEFVPTAEFVPTAEFVPTAEVVPTAEFVPTAEFVPTAEFVPTAEFVPTAEVVPTAEFVPTAEVVPTAEFVPTAEFVPTAEFVPTTELEELEDDIFRPNFVASPSRVPDPSPSHSPISEFEEEDLLPLSLDPSFSTTSRPSQSSGSSHTPSSNRTSMTGLEEGGAAKMNTELTSTTSSAAPTTVRMNSDIEGSGSEFLPQSSTTVAAPAGEEGQTYNSRVDKPLIETKTRIQGSNRLALPREEPAVDTSTVLRDAAAVKPTPSRQHDSYTSGWLIIVAFVAGVAVLVVICVAIGTRDRWNAPAQASEKKVANESSGDEKAEREMERFLSKERPRENNHAGEYTVILLEDLPEKEPLD; via the exons ATGCCTATCTCTGATCTCAGGATGTGGACTCTACTGCTTGGGGTTATTTTCGGACTTCTGGCACCTGTTCagtccgaccctgttcctg TCTCGACAGAACCTCCCGCTCTGGCTGCTGGGGATTTTCTTTGGGAaactttcaagatcttcaagaAGCTTGTAGTGGGTCCCCCGGATGCCACCAATGGAACATCCAGCAGTGACGAAACAGTGGACCTAGATCATTtggtgacccctgaccctgtGACATCTGACCCGGAAGACCAGCTGCCCACCATTGACCCAGAGGAGGGCAGCACAGATGAGACAGAGGGCACCACTGCAGAGGGCAGTATGAAACACCCCACTTCAGGACAAGACGATGAAGGGGAGCTGTTTGACGCCAACCTTAAACCTAGCTTTAACCTCCGCCCCAGTCCAACTCCTCGCCCCAGTCCAACTCCTCGCCCCAGTCAAAGCAACACAGAGGACAATTATGAAAAGTACGACTATGATTCCAGTCCAAGTGATAGACCTGATTCACCAGAGGAAGATGAAATGATCCTGGATACCGAAAGCCCCACAGCAGAGTTTGTCCCCACAGCAGAGTTTGTCCCCACAGCAGAGTTTGTCCCCACTGCAGAGTTTGTCCCCACAGCAGAGTTTGTCCCCACAGCAGAGTTTGTCCCCACAGCAGAG TTTGTCCCCACAGCAGAGTTTGTCCCCACTGCAGAGTTTGTCCCCACAGCAGAGTTTGTCCCCACAGCAGAG TTTGTCCCCACAGCAGAG TTTGTCCCCACAGCAGAGTTTGTCCCCACAGCAGAGGTTGTCCCCACAGCAGAGTTTGTCCCCACTGCAGAGTTTGTCCCCACAGCAGAGTTTGTCCCCACAGCAGAGTTTGTCCCCACAGCAGAGGTTGTCCCCACAGCAGAGTTTGTCCCCACAGCAGAGGTTGTCCCCACAGCAGAGTTTGTCCCCACAGCAGAGTTTGTCCCCACAGCAGAGTTTGTCCCCACAACAGAGCTAGAGGAGTTGGAGGACGATATATTCAGACCAAACTTTGTCGCCAGCCCTAGTCGTGTACCGGATCCCAGTCCCAGCCATAGTCCCATCTCAGAGTTTGAAGAAGAAGACCTGTTACCTCTTAGCCTTGATCCAAGCTTTAGTACCACCTCCAGACCTAGCCAAAGTTCGGGGAGCAGCCATACACCTAGTTCTAACCGAACCAGTATGACAGGCTTGGAGGAAGGCGGGGCTGCAAAGATGAACACAGAGCTGACCTCAACCACCAGTTCTGCCGCACCTACAACAGTCAGGATGAATTCAGACATCGAAGGGTCAGGGTCGGAATTCCTGCCTCAGAGTAGCACCACAGTAGCAGCCCCTGCTGGTGAGGAGGGCCAAACGTACAACTCCCGAGTCGATAAGCCACTCATTGAAACAAAGACAAGAATTCAAGGCAGCAATAGGCTTGCTCTACCAAGGGAGGAACCGGCAGTGGATACCTCTACAG TTCTTCGTGATGCAGCTGCTGTAAAACCAACCCCATCCAGACAACATGATTCATATACATCGG gttgGTTGATCATCGTTGCCTTTGTCGCGGGCGTGGCGGTGTTGGTCGTAATCTGTGTCGCCATAGGTACCAGAGACAG GTGGAATGCACCGGCCCAGGCATCTGAGAAGAAGGTCGCCAACGAGAGCTCAGGAGATGAGAAGGCGGAGCGGGAAATGGAGAGGTTTCTGTCTAAAGAGAGGCCAAGGGAAAACAACCACGCTGGAGAGTACACTGTTATACTTCTGGAGGACCTCCCTGAGAAAGAGCCGCTGGACTGA
- the LOC118370917 gene encoding cell surface glycoprotein 1-like isoform X31 yields MPISDLRMWTLLLGVIFGLLAPVQSDPVPVSTEPPALAAGDFLWETFKIFKKLVVGPPDATNGTSSSDETVDLDHLVTPDPVTSDPEDQLPTIDPEEGSTDETEGTTAEGSMKHPTSGQDDEGELFDANLKPSFNLRPSPTPRPSPTPRPSQSNTEDNYEKYDYDSSPSDRPDSPEEDEMILDTESPTAEFVPTAEFVPTAEFVPTAEFVPTAEFVPTAEFVPTAEFVPTAEFVPTAEFVPTAEFVPTAEFVPTAEFVPTAEVVPTAEFVPTAEFVPTAEFVPTAEFVPTAEVVPTAEFVPTAEVVPTAEFVPTAEFVPTAEFVPTTELEELEDDIFRPNFVASPSRVPDPSPSHSPISEFEEEDLLPLSLDPSFSTTSRPSQSSGSSHTPSSNRTSMTGLEEGGAAKMNTELTSTTSSAAPTTVRMNSDIEGSGSEFLPQSSTTVAAPAGEEGQTYNSRVDKPLIETKTRIQGSNRLALPREEPAVDTSTVLRDAAAVKPTPSRQHDSYTSGWLIIVAFVAGVAVLVVICVAIGTRDRWNAPAQASEKKVANESSGDEKAEREMERFLSKERPRENNHAGEYTVILLEDLPEKEPLD; encoded by the exons ATGCCTATCTCTGATCTCAGGATGTGGACTCTACTGCTTGGGGTTATTTTCGGACTTCTGGCACCTGTTCagtccgaccctgttcctg TCTCGACAGAACCTCCCGCTCTGGCTGCTGGGGATTTTCTTTGGGAaactttcaagatcttcaagaAGCTTGTAGTGGGTCCCCCGGATGCCACCAATGGAACATCCAGCAGTGACGAAACAGTGGACCTAGATCATTtggtgacccctgaccctgtGACATCTGACCCGGAAGACCAGCTGCCCACCATTGACCCAGAGGAGGGCAGCACAGATGAGACAGAGGGCACCACTGCAGAGGGCAGTATGAAACACCCCACTTCAGGACAAGACGATGAAGGGGAGCTGTTTGACGCCAACCTTAAACCTAGCTTTAACCTCCGCCCCAGTCCAACTCCTCGCCCCAGTCCAACTCCTCGCCCCAGTCAAAGCAACACAGAGGACAATTATGAAAAGTACGACTATGATTCCAGTCCAAGTGATAGACCTGATTCACCAGAGGAAGATGAAATGATCCTGGATACCGAAAGCCCCACAGCAGAGTTTGTCCCCACAGCAGAGTTTGTCCCCACAGCAGAGTTTGTCCCCACTGCAGAGTTTGTCCCCACAGCAGAGTTTGTCCCCACAGCAGAGTTTGTCCCCACAGCAGAG TTTGTCCCCACTGCAGAGTTTGTCCCCACAGCAGAGTTTGTCCCCACAGCAGAG TTTGTCCCCACAGCAGAG TTTGTCCCCACAGCAGAGTTTGTCCCCACAGCAGAGGTTGTCCCCACAGCAGAGTTTGTCCCCACTGCAGAGTTTGTCCCCACAGCAGAGTTTGTCCCCACAGCAGAGTTTGTCCCCACAGCAGAGGTTGTCCCCACAGCAGAGTTTGTCCCCACAGCAGAGGTTGTCCCCACAGCAGAGTTTGTCCCCACAGCAGAGTTTGTCCCCACAGCAGAGTTTGTCCCCACAACAGAGCTAGAGGAGTTGGAGGACGATATATTCAGACCAAACTTTGTCGCCAGCCCTAGTCGTGTACCGGATCCCAGTCCCAGCCATAGTCCCATCTCAGAGTTTGAAGAAGAAGACCTGTTACCTCTTAGCCTTGATCCAAGCTTTAGTACCACCTCCAGACCTAGCCAAAGTTCGGGGAGCAGCCATACACCTAGTTCTAACCGAACCAGTATGACAGGCTTGGAGGAAGGCGGGGCTGCAAAGATGAACACAGAGCTGACCTCAACCACCAGTTCTGCCGCACCTACAACAGTCAGGATGAATTCAGACATCGAAGGGTCAGGGTCGGAATTCCTGCCTCAGAGTAGCACCACAGTAGCAGCCCCTGCTGGTGAGGAGGGCCAAACGTACAACTCCCGAGTCGATAAGCCACTCATTGAAACAAAGACAAGAATTCAAGGCAGCAATAGGCTTGCTCTACCAAGGGAGGAACCGGCAGTGGATACCTCTACAG TTCTTCGTGATGCAGCTGCTGTAAAACCAACCCCATCCAGACAACATGATTCATATACATCGG gttgGTTGATCATCGTTGCCTTTGTCGCGGGCGTGGCGGTGTTGGTCGTAATCTGTGTCGCCATAGGTACCAGAGACAG GTGGAATGCACCGGCCCAGGCATCTGAGAAGAAGGTCGCCAACGAGAGCTCAGGAGATGAGAAGGCGGAGCGGGAAATGGAGAGGTTTCTGTCTAAAGAGAGGCCAAGGGAAAACAACCACGCTGGAGAGTACACTGTTATACTTCTGGAGGACCTCCCTGAGAAAGAGCCGCTGGACTGA
- the LOC118370917 gene encoding cell surface glycoprotein 1-like isoform X10 — MPISDLRMWTLLLGVIFGLLAPVQSDPVPVSTEPPALAAGDFLWETFKIFKKLVVGPPDATNGTSSSDETVDLDHLVTPDPVTSDPEDQLPTIDPEEGSTDETEGTTAEGSMKHPTSGQDDEGELFDANLKPSFNLRPSPTPRPSPTPRPSQSNTEDNYEKYDYDSSPSDRPDSPEEDEMILDTESPTAEFVPTAEFVPTAEFVPTAEFVPTAEFVPTAEFVPTAEVVSTVEFVPTAEFVPTAEFVPTAEFVPTAEFVPTAEVVPTAEFVPTAEFVPTAEFVPTAEFVPTAEFVPTAEFVPTAEFVPTAEFVPTAEVVPTAEFVPTAEVVPTAEFVPTAEFVPTAEFVPTTELEELEDDIFRPNFVASPSRVPDPSPSHSPISEFEEEDLLPLSLDPSFSTTSRPSQSSGSSHTPSSNRTSMTGLEEGGAAKMNTELTSTTSSAAPTTVRMNSDIEGSGSEFLPQSSTTVAAPAGEEGQTYNSRVDKPLIETKTRIQGSNRLALPREEPAVDTSTVLRDAAAVKPTPSRQHDSYTSGWLIIVAFVAGVAVLVVICVAIGTRDRWNAPAQASEKKVANESSGDEKAEREMERFLSKERPRENNHAGEYTVILLEDLPEKEPLD; from the exons ATGCCTATCTCTGATCTCAGGATGTGGACTCTACTGCTTGGGGTTATTTTCGGACTTCTGGCACCTGTTCagtccgaccctgttcctg TCTCGACAGAACCTCCCGCTCTGGCTGCTGGGGATTTTCTTTGGGAaactttcaagatcttcaagaAGCTTGTAGTGGGTCCCCCGGATGCCACCAATGGAACATCCAGCAGTGACGAAACAGTGGACCTAGATCATTtggtgacccctgaccctgtGACATCTGACCCGGAAGACCAGCTGCCCACCATTGACCCAGAGGAGGGCAGCACAGATGAGACAGAGGGCACCACTGCAGAGGGCAGTATGAAACACCCCACTTCAGGACAAGACGATGAAGGGGAGCTGTTTGACGCCAACCTTAAACCTAGCTTTAACCTCCGCCCCAGTCCAACTCCTCGCCCCAGTCCAACTCCTCGCCCCAGTCAAAGCAACACAGAGGACAATTATGAAAAGTACGACTATGATTCCAGTCCAAGTGATAGACCTGATTCACCAGAGGAAGATGAAATGATCCTGGATACCGAAAGCCCCACAGCAGAGTTTGTCCCCACAGCAGAGTTTGTCCCCACAGCAGAGTTTGTCCCCACTGCAGAGTTTGTCCCCACAGCAGAGTTTGTCCCCACAGCAGAGTTTGTCCCCACAGCAGAGGTTGTCTCCACAGTAGAGTTTGTCCCCACTGCAGAGTTTGTCCCCACAGCAGAGTTTGTCCCCACTGCAGAGTTTGTCCCCACAGCAGAGTTTGTCCCCACAGCAGAGGTTGTCCCCACAGCAGAGTTTGTCCCCACAGCAGAGTTTGTCCCCACAGCAGAG TTTGTCCCCACAGCAGAGTTTGTCCCCACTGCAGAGTTTGTCCCCACAGCAGAGTTTGTCCCCACAGCAGAG TTTGTCCCCACAGCAGAGTTTGTCCCCACAGCAGAGGTTGTCCCCACAGCAGAGTTTGTCCCCACAGCAGAGGTTGTCCCCACAGCAGAGTTTGTCCCCACAGCAGAGTTTGTCCCCACAGCAGAGTTTGTCCCCACAACAGAGCTAGAGGAGTTGGAGGACGATATATTCAGACCAAACTTTGTCGCCAGCCCTAGTCGTGTACCGGATCCCAGTCCCAGCCATAGTCCCATCTCAGAGTTTGAAGAAGAAGACCTGTTACCTCTTAGCCTTGATCCAAGCTTTAGTACCACCTCCAGACCTAGCCAAAGTTCGGGGAGCAGCCATACACCTAGTTCTAACCGAACCAGTATGACAGGCTTGGAGGAAGGCGGGGCTGCAAAGATGAACACAGAGCTGACCTCAACCACCAGTTCTGCCGCACCTACAACAGTCAGGATGAATTCAGACATCGAAGGGTCAGGGTCGGAATTCCTGCCTCAGAGTAGCACCACAGTAGCAGCCCCTGCTGGTGAGGAGGGCCAAACGTACAACTCCCGAGTCGATAAGCCACTCATTGAAACAAAGACAAGAATTCAAGGCAGCAATAGGCTTGCTCTACCAAGGGAGGAACCGGCAGTGGATACCTCTACAG TTCTTCGTGATGCAGCTGCTGTAAAACCAACCCCATCCAGACAACATGATTCATATACATCGG gttgGTTGATCATCGTTGCCTTTGTCGCGGGCGTGGCGGTGTTGGTCGTAATCTGTGTCGCCATAGGTACCAGAGACAG GTGGAATGCACCGGCCCAGGCATCTGAGAAGAAGGTCGCCAACGAGAGCTCAGGAGATGAGAAGGCGGAGCGGGAAATGGAGAGGTTTCTGTCTAAAGAGAGGCCAAGGGAAAACAACCACGCTGGAGAGTACACTGTTATACTTCTGGAGGACCTCCCTGAGAAAGAGCCGCTGGACTGA
- the LOC118370917 gene encoding cell surface glycoprotein 1-like isoform X6: MPISDLRMWTLLLGVIFGLLAPVQSDPVPVSTEPPALAAGDFLWETFKIFKKLVVGPPDATNGTSSSDETVDLDHLVTPDPVTSDPEDQLPTIDPEEGSTDETEGTTAEGSMKHPTSGQDDEGELFDANLKPSFNLRPSPTPRPSPTPRPSQSNTEDNYEKYDYDSSPSDRPDSPEEDEMILDTESPTAEFVPTAEFVPTAEFVPTAEFVPTAEFVPTAEFVPTAEVVSTVEFVPTAEFVPTAEFVPTAEFVPTAEFVPTAEVVPTAEFVPTAEFVPTAEFVPTAEFVPTAEFVPTAEFVPTAEFVPTAEFVPTAEFVPTAEVVPTAEFVPTAEVVPTAEFVPTAEFVPTAEFVPTTELEELEDDIFRPNFVASPSRVPDPSPSHSPISEFEEEDLLPLSLDPSFSTTSRPSQSSGSSHTPSSNRTSMTGLEEGGAAKMNTELTSTTSSAAPTTVRMNSDIEGSGSEFLPQSSTTVAAPAGEEGQTYNSRVDKPLIETKTRIQGSNRLALPREEPAVDTSTVLRDAAAVKPTPSRQHDSYTSGWLIIVAFVAGVAVLVVICVAIGTRDRWNAPAQASEKKVANESSGDEKAEREMERFLSKERPRENNHAGEYTVILLEDLPEKEPLD, translated from the exons ATGCCTATCTCTGATCTCAGGATGTGGACTCTACTGCTTGGGGTTATTTTCGGACTTCTGGCACCTGTTCagtccgaccctgttcctg TCTCGACAGAACCTCCCGCTCTGGCTGCTGGGGATTTTCTTTGGGAaactttcaagatcttcaagaAGCTTGTAGTGGGTCCCCCGGATGCCACCAATGGAACATCCAGCAGTGACGAAACAGTGGACCTAGATCATTtggtgacccctgaccctgtGACATCTGACCCGGAAGACCAGCTGCCCACCATTGACCCAGAGGAGGGCAGCACAGATGAGACAGAGGGCACCACTGCAGAGGGCAGTATGAAACACCCCACTTCAGGACAAGACGATGAAGGGGAGCTGTTTGACGCCAACCTTAAACCTAGCTTTAACCTCCGCCCCAGTCCAACTCCTCGCCCCAGTCCAACTCCTCGCCCCAGTCAAAGCAACACAGAGGACAATTATGAAAAGTACGACTATGATTCCAGTCCAAGTGATAGACCTGATTCACCAGAGGAAGATGAAATGATCCTGGATACCGAAAGCCCCACAGCAGAGTTTGTCCCCACAGCAGAGTTTGTCCCCACAGCAGAGTTTGTCCCCACTGCAGAGTTTGTCCCCACAGCAGAGTTTGTCCCCACAGCAGAGTTTGTCCCCACAGCAGAGGTTGTCTCCACAGTAGAGTTTGTCCCCACTGCAGAGTTTGTCCCCACAGCAGAGTTTGTCCCCACTGCAGAGTTTGTCCCCACAGCAGAGTTTGTCCCCACAGCAGAGGTTGTCCCCACAGCAGAGTTTGTCCCCACAGCAGAGTTTGTCCCCACAGCAGAG TTTGTCCCCACAGCAGAGTTTGTCCCCACTGCAGAGTTTGTCCCCACAGCAGAGTTTGTCCCCACAGCAGAG TTTGTCCCCACAGCAGAGTTTGTCCCCACAGCAGAGTTTGTCCCCACAGCAGAGGTTGTCCCCACAGCAGAGTTTGTCCCCACAGCAGAGGTTGTCCCCACAGCAGAGTTTGTCCCCACAGCAGAGTTTGTCCCCACAGCAGAGTTTGTCCCCACAACAGAGCTAGAGGAGTTGGAGGACGATATATTCAGACCAAACTTTGTCGCCAGCCCTAGTCGTGTACCGGATCCCAGTCCCAGCCATAGTCCCATCTCAGAGTTTGAAGAAGAAGACCTGTTACCTCTTAGCCTTGATCCAAGCTTTAGTACCACCTCCAGACCTAGCCAAAGTTCGGGGAGCAGCCATACACCTAGTTCTAACCGAACCAGTATGACAGGCTTGGAGGAAGGCGGGGCTGCAAAGATGAACACAGAGCTGACCTCAACCACCAGTTCTGCCGCACCTACAACAGTCAGGATGAATTCAGACATCGAAGGGTCAGGGTCGGAATTCCTGCCTCAGAGTAGCACCACAGTAGCAGCCCCTGCTGGTGAGGAGGGCCAAACGTACAACTCCCGAGTCGATAAGCCACTCATTGAAACAAAGACAAGAATTCAAGGCAGCAATAGGCTTGCTCTACCAAGGGAGGAACCGGCAGTGGATACCTCTACAG TTCTTCGTGATGCAGCTGCTGTAAAACCAACCCCATCCAGACAACATGATTCATATACATCGG gttgGTTGATCATCGTTGCCTTTGTCGCGGGCGTGGCGGTGTTGGTCGTAATCTGTGTCGCCATAGGTACCAGAGACAG GTGGAATGCACCGGCCCAGGCATCTGAGAAGAAGGTCGCCAACGAGAGCTCAGGAGATGAGAAGGCGGAGCGGGAAATGGAGAGGTTTCTGTCTAAAGAGAGGCCAAGGGAAAACAACCACGCTGGAGAGTACACTGTTATACTTCTGGAGGACCTCCCTGAGAAAGAGCCGCTGGACTGA